A genomic segment from Azospirillum thiophilum encodes:
- a CDS encoding NUDIX hydrolase has product MPGHRPYRLHRPWTVLGSRELLDADPFLKVRVETVELPDGRRIDDYYQFDQPSFACIFAETADGRIVTYRQYRHGPRKVGLVFPGGHLSPGEEPLAAAKRELMEETGMEADGWTDLGAYIVNANQGGAWSHMFHATGCRSVADPVAAAISDDLEDTEILFLTRQELLEAIGRGEMHLLTQIALVSMIWQADIARVLSRPHTPDTASPHTTI; this is encoded by the coding sequence ATGCCCGGACACCGCCCCTACCGCCTTCACCGCCCCTGGACCGTACTGGGCAGCCGCGAGTTGCTCGACGCCGATCCCTTCCTGAAGGTGCGGGTGGAAACGGTCGAGCTACCGGACGGGCGGCGGATCGACGATTATTACCAGTTCGACCAGCCCTCCTTCGCCTGCATCTTCGCCGAGACCGCGGACGGGCGGATCGTCACCTACCGCCAATACCGCCACGGCCCGCGCAAGGTCGGCCTGGTCTTCCCCGGCGGCCACCTGTCGCCCGGCGAGGAGCCGCTGGCCGCAGCCAAGCGGGAACTGATGGAGGAGACGGGGATGGAGGCGGACGGCTGGACCGATCTCGGCGCCTACATCGTCAACGCCAACCAGGGCGGAGCCTGGTCGCACATGTTCCACGCCACCGGTTGCCGCAGCGTCGCCGATCCGGTGGCCGCCGCGATCTCCGACGATCTGGAGGACACCGAGATCCTGTTCCTGACGAGACAGGAGTTGCTGGAGGCCATCGGCCGGGGCGAGATGCACCTGCTGACCCAGATCGCCCTGGTCAGCATGATCTGGCAGGCCGACATCGCGCGGGTGCTGTCCCGCCCCCACACCCCGGACACGGCCTCTCCGCACACCACCATCTGA
- a CDS encoding PhoX family protein: MTNLSANLPETSRRSVLRALAGLPLLPVAGIGAGELLFASGAEAASAKGAPVAVEFVGMAAPTTAAAQAKTVVESSMVVTWADGSKQSFALGYQPLFITGDMVPDGKGGTTLAGGYYDIAGKPILDGSMATPAPFFSDCPDGCNLLNPMPATVPGVTGNTLFAVVQFEYATRDSKDASMYGKLPSPIAVLTLDQNKETGALKLVKYHTVDTSPAHGLWITCGASLSPWNTHLSSEEYEPDATAIDDQFRAFSQNLYGAPDKANPYHYGHMPEVTVNPDGTGRITKHYCMGRISHELVQVMPDDRTVLMGDDATNGGLFMFIADHAKDLSAGTLYAAKMEQEPGKDLDKGGSFALKWVKLGHATSAEVEKLADSLKAADIVEVKKEDPKDPSFTAIGFNGKTQWVKFKPGMEKAAAFLETHRYAPVAGATLALSKLEGVTVNIKDKTAYMAVAYMYKSMSDGKSGIKVDTINAGAVYQLPMKGGQVDLGGATIASDWVPVHFSTVPALVGRDLATPDALGNTADADRVANPDNLKFSEKLRTLFIGEDSGTHVNNFLWAYNVDSKQLARILSCPVGAESTGLQAADDLNGFSYIMSNFQHPGDWEKGLHDKVKDSVAALIDDAYRNRRSGGVGYIHGLPQAV; the protein is encoded by the coding sequence ATGACCAACCTGTCCGCCAATCTTCCTGAAACGTCGCGCCGCTCCGTGCTCCGCGCGCTCGCCGGCCTGCCCCTGCTGCCGGTCGCCGGCATCGGCGCGGGCGAGCTGCTGTTCGCCTCGGGCGCCGAGGCGGCATCCGCCAAGGGTGCGCCGGTCGCCGTCGAGTTCGTCGGCATGGCCGCCCCGACCACCGCCGCGGCGCAGGCGAAGACCGTGGTCGAGTCCAGCATGGTCGTGACCTGGGCCGACGGCTCCAAGCAGAGCTTCGCGCTGGGTTACCAGCCGCTGTTCATCACCGGCGACATGGTGCCGGACGGCAAGGGCGGCACGACGCTTGCCGGCGGCTATTACGACATCGCCGGCAAGCCGATCCTCGACGGGTCGATGGCGACGCCGGCGCCCTTCTTCTCCGACTGCCCGGACGGCTGCAACCTGCTGAACCCGATGCCGGCCACCGTGCCGGGCGTCACCGGCAACACCCTGTTCGCCGTCGTCCAGTTCGAATATGCGACCCGCGATTCCAAGGATGCCTCGATGTACGGCAAGCTGCCGTCGCCGATCGCCGTCCTGACGCTGGACCAGAACAAGGAGACGGGCGCCCTGAAGCTGGTGAAGTACCACACCGTCGACACCAGCCCGGCGCACGGCCTGTGGATCACCTGCGGCGCCAGCCTGTCGCCCTGGAACACCCACCTGTCGAGCGAGGAATACGAGCCGGACGCCACCGCGATCGACGACCAGTTCCGCGCCTTCAGCCAGAACCTGTACGGCGCTCCGGACAAGGCCAACCCCTATCACTACGGCCATATGCCGGAAGTGACGGTGAACCCGGACGGCACCGGCCGCATCACCAAGCATTATTGCATGGGCCGCATCTCGCACGAGCTGGTGCAGGTGATGCCCGACGACCGCACCGTGCTGATGGGTGACGACGCCACCAACGGCGGCCTGTTCATGTTCATCGCCGATCACGCGAAGGATCTGTCGGCCGGCACCCTCTACGCCGCGAAGATGGAGCAGGAGCCCGGCAAGGATCTCGACAAGGGCGGCTCCTTCGCGCTCAAGTGGGTCAAGCTGGGCCATGCCACCAGCGCCGAGGTCGAGAAGCTGGCCGACAGCCTGAAAGCCGCCGACATCGTCGAGGTGAAGAAGGAAGACCCGAAGGATCCGTCCTTCACCGCCATCGGCTTCAACGGCAAGACCCAGTGGGTCAAGTTCAAGCCGGGCATGGAGAAGGCCGCCGCCTTCCTGGAAACCCACCGCTACGCCCCCGTCGCCGGCGCCACGCTCGCGCTGTCGAAGCTGGAAGGCGTCACCGTCAACATCAAGGACAAGACCGCCTACATGGCGGTGGCCTACATGTACAAGTCGATGAGCGACGGCAAGAGCGGCATCAAGGTTGACACCATCAACGCCGGCGCCGTCTACCAGCTGCCGATGAAGGGCGGGCAGGTCGACTTGGGCGGCGCCACCATCGCCAGCGACTGGGTGCCGGTGCATTTCAGCACCGTCCCGGCCCTGGTCGGCCGCGACCTCGCCACGCCGGACGCGCTCGGCAACACTGCCGACGCCGACCGGGTCGCCAATCCGGACAACCTGAAATTCTCCGAGAAGCTGCGCACGCTGTTCATCGGCGAGGACAGCGGCACCCACGTCAACAACTTCCTGTGGGCCTACAACGTCGACAGCAAGCAACTCGCCCGCATCCTGTCCTGCCCGGTGGGTGCGGAGTCGACCGGCCTGCAGGCGGCCGACGACCTCAACGGCTTCTCCTACATCATGAGCAACTTCCAGCACCCCGGCGACTGGGAGAAGGGCCTGCACGACAAGGTCAAGGACAGCGTCGCCGCCCTGATCGACGATGCCTACCGCAACCGCCGCAGCGGCGGCGTCGGCTACATCCACGGCCTGCCGCAGGCGGTGTAA
- a CDS encoding M10 family metallopeptidase C-terminal domain-containing protein, which produces MSLVFSEEAYLARYPDVAAAVQAGVLSSGRQHWLQYGVSEGRIGAPRTMVDSTWYLATYPDVAAAGMNAEAHFLTYGRYENRNPNAYIDLGLYKQFNSDSTRSGTSVYDHFIAFGQTDNRALGINYSEDYYLANNSDVAAAVRNGTFMSGWDHYVQYGHSENRTFSQGWVYDNMSLRKLLFGTTGNDTLRPASGGADNLLGREGSDTLYGGYGSNTLTGGAGADLFVLGAGGGTTTTFSAITITDFQQGTDRIQLPSLSGSIDSVLATARDVGTSTILTYYPGSGGTGSGTVTLTGYSGSQLHSSDFILASA; this is translated from the coding sequence TTGTCCCTGGTCTTTTCCGAAGAGGCCTATCTGGCCCGCTATCCGGATGTCGCCGCTGCGGTGCAGGCGGGAGTGCTTTCCAGCGGCCGGCAGCATTGGCTGCAATATGGCGTTTCCGAAGGGCGGATCGGCGCTCCTCGCACCATGGTCGATTCGACCTGGTATCTGGCCACCTATCCGGATGTCGCCGCCGCCGGCATGAATGCCGAAGCCCATTTCCTGACCTATGGGCGGTACGAGAACCGCAACCCGAACGCCTACATCGATCTGGGATTGTACAAGCAGTTCAATAGCGATTCCACCAGGAGCGGTACGAGCGTCTACGATCACTTCATCGCTTTCGGCCAGACCGACAACAGGGCGCTCGGGATCAATTACTCCGAGGATTACTATCTGGCCAACAACAGCGACGTGGCCGCCGCCGTGCGCAACGGCACCTTCATGTCCGGCTGGGACCATTACGTCCAATATGGCCATTCCGAGAACCGGACCTTCAGCCAGGGCTGGGTGTACGACAATATGAGTCTTCGCAAGCTGCTGTTCGGAACCACCGGCAACGACACGCTGCGGCCTGCGTCCGGCGGGGCGGACAATCTTCTGGGGCGTGAGGGCAGCGACACCCTGTATGGCGGGTACGGTTCGAACACCCTGACGGGCGGGGCCGGGGCCGACCTGTTCGTGCTGGGGGCGGGGGGCGGCACCACCACCACCTTCTCCGCCATCACCATCACGGACTTTCAGCAGGGCACCGACCGTATCCAGCTGCCGAGCCTGTCCGGCAGCATCGACAGCGTGCTCGCGACCGCCCGCGACGTGGGGACCTCCACCATCCTGACCTATTATCCGGGCTCCGGCGGGACTGGCAGCGGGACGGTGACGCTGACCGGCTATTCGGGGAGCCAGCTGCACAGTTCCGACTTCATCCTGGCCAGTGCCTGA
- a CDS encoding LysM peptidoglycan-binding domain-containing protein, producing MHTVQRGETLSAIARRNGTTVAELQRLNGLSNPNMIASGQRLVVAPPPAPPPAPATAQAGQAAARTTAPAPPGAPVAPCPKKPAFLKRAGGDDNVSVLYAMADGEAKRQGLLGQAKGEVGVGMVKMEHAGHLGNPYVGGSHKMENLTAEAKAAGGIVHGAGGTASAKAVMVSEEATLFAGTDQNNPWAEAGGEYSLMQAEAKADGLIGSDGRRAGIALGAKAGAAAASGDLKGEINIPIPFTDYTLSLRGKGGASAGSVGAGAAAYAFKDLETGRYHMGAGGEAAAFLGLKADLDLSIGPRYTGRERSAGP from the coding sequence GTGCATACCGTCCAGCGCGGCGAGACGCTGTCCGCCATCGCCCGGCGCAACGGCACCACCGTGGCCGAGCTGCAGCGGCTGAACGGCCTCTCCAATCCGAACATGATCGCGTCGGGCCAGCGGCTGGTCGTGGCTCCGCCCCCGGCCCCGCCGCCGGCACCGGCCACCGCACAGGCCGGGCAGGCCGCGGCCAGGACGACCGCCCCCGCGCCGCCGGGCGCGCCGGTCGCTCCCTGCCCGAAGAAACCGGCCTTCCTGAAGCGGGCGGGCGGCGACGACAATGTCAGCGTCCTCTACGCCATGGCCGACGGCGAGGCGAAGCGGCAGGGCCTGCTGGGTCAGGCCAAGGGTGAGGTCGGCGTCGGCATGGTGAAGATGGAGCATGCCGGCCATCTGGGAAATCCCTATGTCGGCGGCTCGCACAAGATGGAGAACCTGACCGCCGAGGCGAAGGCCGCCGGCGGCATCGTCCATGGCGCCGGCGGCACCGCCTCGGCCAAGGCGGTGATGGTCTCGGAAGAGGCGACGCTGTTCGCCGGCACCGACCAGAACAACCCCTGGGCCGAGGCGGGCGGCGAATATTCGCTGATGCAGGCCGAGGCCAAGGCCGACGGGCTGATCGGCTCCGACGGGCGGCGGGCCGGCATCGCGCTGGGCGCCAAGGCCGGTGCGGCGGCGGCGTCGGGCGACCTGAAGGGCGAGATCAACATCCCGATCCCCTTCACCGACTACACCCTCAGCCTGCGCGGCAAGGGCGGCGCGTCGGCCGGATCGGTCGGGGCCGGTGCGGCGGCCTATGCCTTCAAGGATCTGGAGACCGGCCGCTACCATATGGGGGCGGGGGGCGAGGCCGCCGCCTTCCTGGGGTTGAAGGCCGATCTGGATCTCAGCATCGGCCCCCGCTACACCGGCCGGGAGCGGAGCGCCGGGCCCTGA
- a CDS encoding glycosyltransferase — translation MTDQPLPTLDRTATMPDDPATGPAAGTRPLSPRQQRIRGLFDAMAPLRDRWAERNRAFHEADRAYLRFLIPEGATVLEIGCGVGDTLAALKPARGVGIDLSPATIAAAKARHPELELIAADAEDPATLDAIAGPFSHILLSGTIGFLDDIEETLRLLRRVATPKTRIVVSYHSRAWEPVLWVAERLGMRMPQGQQNWLSTSDIVNLLDLAGWEPVRREWRQLVPKRLLGLGTLVNRYLAPLPGIRRLCVRNYVVARPQPAADGVTVDGRPASATILIPCRNERGNIENAIRRLPRFAPDIEVIYVEGNSQDNTYEECLRVRDAYPDWDIKVMKQPGKGKGDAVRAGFAAARGDILIILDADLTVPPETMGKFYQAMVSGRGEFVNGTRLVYPMAPEAMRFLNFLANRAFARIFSFLLNQRFTDTLCGTKVLWRKDYETIVANRHYFGDFDPFGDFDLIFGAAKQNLKIVEVPVRYADRSYGETQISRFTHGWLLARMVVFAWKKLKAF, via the coding sequence ATGACCGACCAGCCCCTTCCGACGCTCGACCGGACCGCCACCATGCCGGATGACCCCGCCACCGGCCCTGCCGCCGGAACCCGTCCGCTGTCGCCGCGTCAGCAGCGCATCCGCGGGCTGTTCGATGCCATGGCGCCGCTGCGCGACCGCTGGGCCGAGCGCAACCGCGCCTTCCACGAGGCCGACCGCGCCTACCTGCGCTTCCTGATCCCGGAAGGGGCGACGGTACTGGAGATCGGCTGCGGCGTCGGCGACACGCTGGCGGCGTTGAAGCCGGCGCGCGGCGTCGGCATCGACCTCAGCCCGGCGACCATCGCGGCGGCGAAGGCCCGCCATCCGGAGCTGGAGCTGATCGCCGCCGATGCCGAGGATCCGGCGACGCTGGATGCCATCGCGGGGCCGTTCAGCCACATCCTGCTGTCGGGCACCATCGGTTTCCTGGACGACATCGAGGAGACGCTGCGCCTGCTGCGCCGGGTCGCCACGCCCAAGACCCGCATCGTCGTCAGCTATCACTCCCGTGCCTGGGAGCCGGTCCTGTGGGTGGCGGAACGGCTCGGCATGCGCATGCCGCAGGGCCAGCAGAACTGGCTGTCCACCAGCGACATCGTCAACCTGCTGGATCTCGCCGGCTGGGAGCCGGTGCGCCGCGAATGGCGCCAGCTGGTCCCGAAGCGGCTGCTGGGGCTGGGCACGCTGGTCAACCGCTATCTGGCGCCGCTGCCGGGCATCCGCCGGCTGTGCGTGCGCAACTATGTCGTCGCCCGGCCGCAGCCGGCGGCGGACGGCGTCACCGTGGACGGCAGGCCGGCGTCGGCGACGATCCTGATCCCCTGCCGCAACGAGCGTGGCAACATCGAGAACGCCATCCGTCGCCTGCCCCGCTTCGCCCCCGACATCGAGGTGATCTATGTCGAGGGCAACAGCCAGGACAACACCTATGAGGAGTGCCTGCGCGTCCGCGACGCCTATCCCGACTGGGACATCAAGGTGATGAAGCAGCCCGGCAAGGGCAAGGGCGATGCGGTGCGCGCCGGATTCGCCGCGGCGCGTGGCGATATCCTGATCATCCTGGACGCCGACCTGACGGTGCCGCCGGAAACCATGGGGAAATTCTATCAGGCCATGGTGTCGGGGCGCGGCGAGTTCGTGAACGGCACCCGGCTGGTCTACCCGATGGCGCCGGAGGCGATGCGTTTCCTGAACTTCCTGGCCAACCGGGCCTTCGCGCGCATCTTCTCCTTCCTGCTGAACCAGCGCTTCACCGACACGCTGTGCGGCACCAAGGTGCTGTGGCGCAAGGACTACGAGACCATCGTCGCCAACCGCCACTATTTCGGCGACTTCGACCCGTTCGGCGACTTCGACCTGATCTTCGGCGCCGCCAAGCAGAACCTGAAGATCGTCGAGGTGCCGGTGCGCTATGCCGACCGCAGCTATGGCGAGACCCAGATCTCCCGCTTCACCCATGGCTGGCTGCTGGCCCGCATGGTGGTCTTCGCCTGGAAGAAGCTGAAGGCGTTCTGA
- a CDS encoding lysylphosphatidylglycerol synthase transmembrane domain-containing protein has protein sequence MMSQALLDPPFAQPVQSAAGPAPGADLGPDPGQAGPGKPAGRRWPVLVKLAVTVAILGALAAGADWPGIAARLSAADPLLFAAGFAVKALTLPFASQRWRAVCRAAGVALTRWTAFRLQMASGFLGQILPGSVGADLLRGWFTWRLGHPAGPVMLALLVDRLMALLGVVLIGLAGLPHLAAVAPPAVAGTVLAGAVVLAVAMGLLLLASRIPRDRLPIPKRLRDGVPVRTAWGAVAQLRAMAGNPAAWAALGHSVAVHLATIAATILFARSVGLPLGWLDGLAIVPAAIVAAALPVSLGGWGVREGAMVAGFALLGFDADAALLVSLLIGLSIAVLSLPGGLFWLLLRNETASLPGPAMPASARPDAFPTDPSR, from the coding sequence ATGATGTCTCAGGCTCTTCTCGACCCCCCCTTCGCCCAGCCGGTCCAGTCCGCCGCAGGGCCTGCTCCTGGGGCTGACCTGGGACCGGATCCGGGGCAGGCCGGTCCGGGCAAGCCTGCCGGACGGCGATGGCCGGTGCTGGTCAAGCTGGCGGTGACGGTCGCGATCCTGGGCGCGCTCGCCGCCGGGGCCGACTGGCCGGGGATCGCGGCGCGTCTGTCGGCCGCCGATCCCCTGCTGTTCGCCGCCGGCTTTGCCGTGAAGGCGCTGACCCTGCCCTTCGCCTCGCAGCGGTGGCGGGCGGTCTGCCGTGCCGCCGGCGTCGCCTTGACCCGCTGGACCGCCTTCCGCCTGCAGATGGCCAGCGGCTTCCTGGGGCAGATCCTGCCGGGATCGGTCGGGGCCGACCTGCTGCGCGGCTGGTTCACCTGGCGGCTCGGTCACCCGGCGGGACCGGTGATGCTGGCCTTGCTGGTCGACCGGCTGATGGCGCTGCTGGGCGTCGTGCTGATCGGGCTGGCCGGGCTGCCGCATCTGGCGGCGGTGGCGCCGCCTGCCGTCGCCGGCACCGTCCTGGCCGGGGCGGTGGTCCTGGCCGTGGCCATGGGGCTGTTGCTGCTGGCCAGCCGCATCCCGCGCGACCGGCTGCCGATCCCGAAGCGGCTGCGCGACGGGGTGCCGGTGCGGACCGCCTGGGGAGCGGTGGCGCAGCTGCGCGCCATGGCTGGCAACCCGGCCGCCTGGGCGGCGCTGGGCCACAGCGTCGCCGTCCATCTCGCCACCATCGCCGCCACCATCCTGTTCGCCCGCTCGGTCGGCCTGCCGCTGGGCTGGCTCGACGGGCTCGCCATCGTGCCGGCCGCCATCGTTGCCGCGGCACTGCCCGTCTCGCTCGGCGGCTGGGGCGTGCGCGAGGGGGCGATGGTCGCCGGCTTCGCGCTGCTCGGCTTCGATGCCGACGCCGCCCTTCTGGTCTCGCTGCTGATCGGGCTGTCGATCGCCGTCCTGTCGCTGCCCGGCGGCCTGTTCTGGCTGCTGCTGCGCAACGAGACCGCATCCCTGCCCGGCCCTGCCATGCCCGCCTCCGCCCGGCCCGACGCCTTCCCGACGGATCCTTCCCGATGA
- a CDS encoding right-handed parallel beta-helix repeat-containing protein has protein sequence MTDSTQQAFYVATNGNDSWSGRLAAPNADGTDGPFATLDRAQGAMRATGIRDTYVRGGTYAMSHAVTLTAADNGVRIMAYPGETPVFSGGERVGGFTDIGGGRYAAAASVTGLDLFIGGVRQKVAQTGDWTAGDARSGWSILEAAAGGASKTGLRYGAGDGAMAAALAGGAQPGMMVQTFDTERLSDTIVGVAGIDAASRSIGFTQGVKYALRSGGTYRLLNDESFIRDAGEFAWQAESGRLVVKPQDPGTLLGQGAVVARLGTLLALDGASGVTIQGLTFADTSWDGSALTLTNSSGNSIAGNRFVNAGTAMTLTGSSANVIEANRLEHLGASGIKVTYGSNANRISANSISNIGEVLKDVAGIQLYGANDTLISGNDIRNSTRYGISIKNWDGATVNTGTVVEYNRIYDTMTETADGGAIEMLGRSNVDTRTVIRGNDIRTVGGLATDGSGWLDRHKSFGIYLDDMANGVTVQDNFIQNTGWASVFIHGGDSNSVTNNLAVLSNPRERFIRLEWVPSAGSIGLLNNNSVTGNVISSTTGVDYWEFWTPGSYSVTGNLLQGIRGLNGGDTVSSGLFVNPAAGDFRLGGGAAALGIHDLDWARMGSAPLTVPAVPSPGGGSSEAGAGAGASSGQPFSPLAYIASYADLSAAFGTDAAAGAAHYQSLGRAEGRTVSFDPLAYIASYGDLANAFGADGDAGAAHYIAMGRREGRAITFDPLAYTASYADLSAAFGTDRTSADLHYIANGRAEGRTVSFDPLAYLASYGDLASAFGTDRTAAALHYIANGRAEGRTVSFDPLAYLAVNGDLAAAFGTDTTRAELHYLTTGRGEGRTTGFDAPAYLAANPDVAAATGGGLAEAMRHYVVFGRLEGRALSPAASTATSAARAAGLRPADGLLAAAGMG, from the coding sequence ATGACAGACAGCACGCAGCAGGCTTTCTACGTCGCGACCAACGGCAACGATTCCTGGTCGGGGCGTCTGGCGGCACCCAATGCCGATGGGACCGACGGGCCCTTCGCCACGCTGGACCGTGCGCAGGGCGCGATGCGGGCGACCGGCATCCGCGACACCTATGTCCGCGGCGGCACCTATGCGATGTCGCATGCGGTCACGCTGACGGCAGCCGACAACGGCGTCCGCATCATGGCCTATCCGGGCGAGACTCCGGTCTTCAGCGGCGGCGAGCGGGTCGGCGGCTTCACCGACATCGGCGGCGGGCGCTATGCGGCGGCGGCCTCCGTCACCGGACTGGATCTCTTCATCGGCGGTGTCCGGCAGAAGGTGGCGCAGACCGGCGACTGGACTGCCGGCGACGCCAGATCCGGCTGGTCGATCCTGGAGGCGGCGGCGGGCGGCGCCAGCAAGACCGGCCTGCGCTACGGGGCCGGCGACGGGGCGATGGCGGCGGCCCTGGCCGGCGGTGCCCAGCCCGGCATGATGGTGCAGACCTTCGACACCGAACGGCTGTCCGACACTATCGTCGGCGTGGCCGGGATCGATGCCGCCAGCCGCAGCATCGGCTTCACCCAGGGGGTGAAATACGCCCTGCGCAGCGGCGGCACCTACCGCCTGCTGAATGACGAGTCCTTCATCCGCGACGCCGGCGAGTTCGCCTGGCAGGCCGAGAGCGGCCGGCTGGTGGTGAAGCCGCAGGATCCCGGCACCCTGCTGGGCCAGGGGGCGGTGGTGGCGCGGCTGGGCACGCTGCTGGCGCTCGACGGGGCGAGCGGCGTCACCATCCAGGGACTGACCTTCGCCGACACGAGCTGGGACGGTTCTGCCCTGACGCTGACCAACTCGTCCGGCAACAGCATCGCCGGCAACCGCTTCGTCAATGCCGGTACCGCGATGACGCTGACCGGCTCATCCGCCAACGTGATCGAGGCCAACCGGCTGGAGCATCTCGGGGCAAGCGGGATCAAGGTCACCTACGGCAGCAACGCCAACCGGATCAGCGCCAACAGCATCTCCAATATCGGCGAGGTGCTGAAGGACGTCGCCGGCATCCAGCTGTACGGCGCCAACGACACGCTGATCTCCGGCAACGACATCCGCAACAGCACCCGCTACGGCATCTCGATCAAGAACTGGGACGGCGCCACCGTCAACACCGGTACGGTGGTGGAATACAACCGCATCTACGACACGATGACCGAGACCGCCGACGGCGGCGCCATCGAGATGCTGGGCCGCTCCAACGTCGACACCCGCACGGTCATCCGTGGCAACGACATCCGCACTGTCGGCGGGCTGGCGACCGACGGCTCCGGCTGGCTTGACCGCCACAAGAGCTTCGGCATCTATCTGGACGACATGGCCAACGGCGTCACCGTCCAGGACAACTTCATCCAGAACACCGGCTGGGCCAGCGTCTTCATCCATGGCGGCGATTCCAACAGCGTCACCAACAATCTCGCCGTCCTGTCCAACCCGCGCGAACGCTTCATCCGGCTGGAATGGGTGCCGAGCGCCGGCAGCATCGGGCTGCTCAACAACAACAGCGTCACCGGCAACGTCATCTCCTCCACCACCGGCGTGGATTACTGGGAGTTCTGGACCCCCGGTTCCTACAGCGTCACCGGCAACCTGCTGCAGGGCATCCGCGGGCTGAACGGCGGCGACACGGTCTCGTCGGGCCTGTTCGTCAATCCGGCAGCCGGCGATTTCCGGCTCGGCGGCGGTGCGGCGGCGCTCGGCATCCATGATCTGGACTGGGCGCGGATGGGCAGCGCGCCCCTGACCGTGCCGGCGGTCCCCAGTCCCGGCGGCGGCTCATCCGAAGCGGGGGCTGGAGCGGGGGCGTCGTCGGGACAGCCTTTCTCGCCGTTGGCCTACATCGCCTCCTACGCCGACCTGTCGGCGGCCTTCGGCACCGATGCCGCGGCCGGGGCTGCGCATTACCAGTCCCTCGGCCGGGCGGAGGGGCGGACGGTCAGCTTCGACCCGCTGGCCTACATCGCCTCCTACGGCGATCTCGCCAACGCCTTCGGGGCCGACGGCGATGCGGGAGCCGCCCATTACATCGCCATGGGCCGCCGCGAGGGCCGCGCCATCACCTTCGATCCGTTGGCCTACACCGCGTCCTATGCCGACCTGTCGGCCGCCTTCGGCACCGACCGGACAAGTGCGGACCTGCATTACATCGCCAACGGCCGGGCGGAGGGGCGGACGGTCAGTTTCGACCCGCTGGCCTATCTCGCCTCCTATGGCGACCTGGCATCGGCCTTCGGCACCGACCGGACGGCGGCGGCGCTGCACTATATCGCCAACGGCCGGGCGGAGGGGCGGACGGTCAGCTTCGACCCGCTGGCCTATCTGGCGGTCAACGGCGATCTGGCAGCCGCCTTCGGTACCGACACCACCCGGGCGGAGCTGCATTACCTGACCACCGGCCGCGGCGAGGGGCGGACGACCGGCTTCGATGCCCCGGCCTATCTGGCGGCCAACCCGGACGTGGCGGCGGCCACCGGCGGCGGCCTGGCGGAGGCGATGCGGCACTATGTCGTGTTCGGCCGGCTGGAGGGCCGGGCGCTGAGCCCCGCTGCCTCCACCGCTACCTCCGCTGCCCGTGCGGCGGGCCTGCGGCCGGCCGACGGCCTGCTGGCTGCCGCCGGTATGGGATGA
- a CDS encoding M23 family metallopeptidase, translating into MMRLYRRGRAPRAFPGHFLPVLLLAALPVAAPAQERAGAPVLELPVRCRIGTDCFVQNYVDADPGPGMRDFACGRLTYDGHGGTDFRLSDLEAMRRGVAVVAAAPGTVARVRDGMEDVSIRQSGGAPAGYDAGNAVVVDHGNGWETQYSHLKRGSVAVRPGVRVEAGTVLGQIGLSGRTEFPHVDFGIRHDGRTLDPYTGTETGKADACAADSRAVPPNTLWNADASRILAYRPSALLGAGLAPEAPKAEVARNGGYGGERLPADVPTLGVWAELMGGRQGDRLTLEVTGPDGRRLHRSEGAVPRPLAVVFFGTDVKKPAPGPWPAGLYRVTVTLRHGDETAVREERQVELR; encoded by the coding sequence ATGATGCGGCTTTATCGGCGGGGCCGGGCCCCGAGGGCTTTTCCCGGCCATTTCCTGCCCGTCCTTCTTCTCGCCGCTCTGCCGGTCGCCGCTCCCGCCCAGGAGCGGGCCGGCGCGCCGGTGCTGGAATTGCCGGTGCGCTGCCGGATCGGGACCGACTGCTTCGTGCAGAACTATGTCGATGCCGATCCGGGGCCGGGAATGCGGGACTTCGCCTGCGGCCGGCTGACCTATGACGGGCATGGCGGGACCGATTTCCGGCTGTCCGACCTGGAGGCGATGCGGCGCGGGGTGGCGGTGGTGGCCGCGGCACCCGGCACGGTGGCCCGCGTGCGCGACGGCATGGAGGATGTCAGCATCCGGCAGAGCGGCGGCGCGCCGGCCGGCTATGACGCCGGCAACGCCGTGGTGGTCGACCATGGCAATGGTTGGGAGACCCAGTACAGCCACCTGAAGCGCGGCAGCGTCGCGGTCAGGCCGGGCGTCCGGGTGGAGGCAGGCACGGTGCTGGGGCAGATCGGCCTGTCCGGCAGGACCGAGTTCCCCCATGTCGATTTCGGCATCCGCCATGACGGCCGCACCCTCGATCCCTATACCGGGACAGAGACGGGTAAGGCGGATGCCTGCGCGGCGGATAGCCGGGCCGTCCCGCCGAACACGCTGTGGAACGCCGACGCCAGCCGGATCCTGGCCTACCGGCCGAGCGCGCTGCTCGGTGCCGGGCTGGCGCCCGAGGCGCCGAAGGCGGAGGTCGCGCGAAACGGCGGTTATGGCGGGGAGCGCCTGCCCGCCGACGTGCCGACGCTGGGCGTCTGGGCCGAGCTGATGGGCGGGCGGCAGGGCGACCGCCTGACCTTGGAGGTGACCGGTCCGGACGGCCGCCGCCTCCACCGCAGCGAGGGCGCGGTGCCGCGCCCGCTGGCTGTGGTGTTCTTCGGCACCGACGTGAAGAAGCCGGCCCCCGGCCCCTGGCCCGCCGGCCTCTACCGGGTGACGGTGACCCTGCGTCACGGTGACGAGACGGCGGTGCGGGAGGAGCGGCAGGTGGAGTTGCGTTGA